Proteins found in one Gopherus evgoodei ecotype Sinaloan lineage unplaced genomic scaffold, rGopEvg1_v1.p scaffold_326_arrow_ctg1, whole genome shotgun sequence genomic segment:
- the LOC115640661 gene encoding sentrin-specific protease-like, giving the protein MKVKSELLQNDILLLPYHTPGHWVLAIALMKKKQLLIIDPLCDEIRYERTCLRNWRNFIKRLTCKSSSDWNSKIVEHPRQSDGHNCGPLILKFAETYLQHKDISMVETIQKANTAFRRHIAILLMKESGNYFLPCIVDSLGTCEDNMKSGILSHNRQLS; this is encoded by the exons ATGAAAGTGAAG agtgaATTACTTCAAAATGATATATTACTGCTTCCTTACCACACACCAGGTCATTGGGTTCTTGCG ATTGCCTTGATGAAAAAAAAGCAATTGTTAATAATTGACCCCTTGTGTGATGAGATCAGATATGAAAGAACATGCCTGAGGAATTGGAG AAACTTCATCAAACGATTAACTTGTAAATCCTCATCTGATTGGAACAGTAAAATTGTGGAGCATCCCAGACAAAGTGATGGTCACAACTGTGGACCACTCATCTTAAAG TTTGCAGAAACATATTTGCAGCACAAAGACATCAGTATGGTGGAAACAATACAGAAGGCTAATACTGCGTTTAGAAGACATATAGCAATTCTTCTAATGAAGGAGTCAGGTAATTACTTTCTACCATGTATTGTGGACTCATTAGGCACATGTGAGGATAACATGAAGAGTGGAATTCTGTCACATAACAGACAGTTATCTTAA